Within the Candidatus Reidiella endopervernicosa genome, the region CGTGATTTCAACGAGGGTGATGAGGTTAACGGCATGTCGCTGGAGCACTACCCCGGCATGACCGAAAAACACCTTGAGAAGATTTGTGAGGAGGCAGCAAGCCGCTGGCAACTGCTCGATACGCTAGTCATCCACCGTGTTGGAGATCTCAAGCCAGCTGATCCGATCGTCCTAGTGGCTGTCTGGTCGGCCCATCGCAAAGACGCCTTTGAAGCGAGTCGCTTCATCATGGAGGATCTGAAATCGAAAGCCCCTTTCTGGAAGAAAGAGCAGCTTGAAGAGGGTAGCCGCTGGGTGGAGAAAAACACCTCAGGTTACTGAGGGGCCTACTTCTTATAGTCTGGGGTGTGCTGCGGTTGATGATCAACCTTGCCACCCGGCACATCGAAAATCTCAAACTCCATCGTCTCTAGATCACCCATAACGTAGGTAGCACGCGGCCCAACGCCCGCCACCGTTCCCGGATTCACAATCAACGACTCACCACCCTTAATGTCCTCCACAGGCGTGATCGCTGGGCGGTGATCGTGACCACAGCAGACCACATCCCACTCCCCTGTTAACGCCAACGCCTCAGCGTAGTGCGGATAGTGCACAATGAAAATCCGCTTACCGCCGAGATTCAAACCCGCATCCTGCCCGTGATAATGGATCACACTGTCGGGC harbors:
- a CDS encoding YfcE family phosphodiesterase, producing MKICVVSDSHDNRPMLTAAVHEAKELRGAEAVLHCGDVVAPTALRPLQQFGLPVHVIHGNNMGDTYAMFMLVQEPDSVIHYHGQDAGLNLGGKRIFIVHYPHYAEALALTGEWDVVCCGHDHRPAITPVEDIKGGESLIVNPGTVAGVGPRATYVMGDLETMEFEIFDVPGGKVDHQPQHTPDYKK
- a CDS encoding molybdenum cofactor biosynthesis protein MoaE; this translates as MTIEVRPAPFEPWQELQQFEAAHDQLKGKAGASAVFVGTMRDFNEGDEVNGMSLEHYPGMTEKHLEKICEEAASRWQLLDTLVIHRVGDLKPADPIVLVAVWSAHRKDAFEASRFIMEDLKSKAPFWKKEQLEEGSRWVEKNTSGY